ATTAACGACCCTAATGCTCCAGATGATATATTATTTACAAAAGATATGATAGATTATATGAAAAATAATTTTTTAATTAATGATTCAAGAGTTTTTGCCACTGGTATGAGTAATGGTGCTTTTATGTGTTATAATTTAGCAATTAATTTAAGAGAAAGTTTTCAAGCAATTGCTCCTGTTGCTGGAAATTTGTGGGGTGATAACAATTTTGTTACTTCAAAAGTAACTTCAAATAGTTTCAGGGGTTTGCCAATTATGCATATTCATGGAACTTCCGATAATGTTGTTGATTATCCAGATCCTGACAATACTCCTAAAGATTATGAAGAGTATCCATTATTCTTATTTTCATATCCAACTTGCCAAAATAATACTTATACAAAGGTAATTAACATTTCATCTGGTGTAGATAAATTACAGTTTTGTGATAATCCTTTTGATATTTCTTTGATTAGGATTGCTGGTATGGGGCATAGTTGGTCTGATGGGAAATTTCAAACTTCAAGAGAGATTGTGAAATTTTTCAAACTTGATAAAATCAATATTCCAAATGATAAAAATGTATTGCAAGTAAAGGGTAGATTTTTATATACTCCATGTAATGATATAGTTATTTTGAGAGGTGTGAACAAGATGAATATTTGGGAAAATAATGATTTTGGAATCCCTCAAATGAAGGAAATAAGCAAGACTGGAGCAAATGTTTTAAGAATAGTGTGGGAATCAGATTTTAAAAACAAGAATGCTACTTCTTCAAATTTAGATAGAGTTATACAAGCTTGTATTGATAATAAAATGATACCAATGGTTGAACTTCATGATGCTACAGGTGACTTTAGTAAATTAAATCAATGTCTAAATTATTGGAGAAAACCTGATGTTTTAGATGTGTTGAAAAAACATCAGAGTTACTTGATTATAAATTTTGCAAATGAAGCAGGTAATTTTGATGTTACTGATGCACAATTTAAGGAAGAATATAAAAACAATATAACATCATTAAGGAACAATGGTATTCAAGTACCAATTGTAATTGATGCTGCTGGTTATGGACAGAATATTGATATTATTCTTAACAATGCTCAATATCTAATTGATAACGATCCTAGTAAAAATTTAATGTTCTCATTACATGCTTATTGGCAACCAAAGTATTTCAATAATCCACCTAATTTACTCAAACAAAAACTTTCAGAATCTGTTTCAAAAAATATTCCATTGATAATAGGAGAATTTGCTGGTTGTTATTTGGATGATCCTAATTCAGATGATAATTTATACAAAACAATTTTAAGTGAATGTCAGTTAAATCAAATAGGTTGGTTGGCTTGGGAATGGGGTCCTGGGAATGCAGATTATAGTACAAATCCACCAACATTATATCCAAAAATGGATTTAACATCAGATGGAAATTTTAATACTATAAAAGATGGATGGTCAAAATATATTTTGTTAGATGATATTAATTCTATTAAAAAAACTTCGATAATTTCAGAATACATAATTAATAAAGGAAAATGTAATACAAATTCAATTGAGTTAATTTTAAATCCTTTAAAGTTAGAACTAAAATAGTACTTTATAAAATTTATAGACCCCAATATCATGTTTTAACTGATGTTGGGTTTTTTTTGTAAATAATTTTTTTATTAATAACTGTTCAATTCAATTTTAACTGCCACGGAAAAAGGATTCAAATGCAACGTTCAAAGATTATATTTAATGAATCAAATTTGGTTTATCATTTTAAATGATTAATTCAAAAAGAGTAGTAATAGAGTAGATCAGGATTTGAAATAATTTCCAATTTTTAAACAAATAAAATCAATTAAATACAACCAATCTATGAAAACAATTTTTACCATTTTAATCTTATTCACTTTTATTGTAACAACAAATTCTCAAGCTCAGTTAACATTTCAAACTAGAATTAACTTTGGTAAGGTTACATGTGGAGAAAAAATTTGTTTGCCTTTAGTTATTAAAAATACTACTGCCGATCAATTGAGAATAACAGGAGTTTCAGGATTATCAGGGACATCAAAATTTCCATTAGATCAAGCAACTCCAATTAACACCCCAACCAATTTAGCAACTAATGATTCAGTTAGATGGTTGTTCTGTTATCAAGGAAACATTATATCTTCACTTGATTCATCAAGAATTGTTATAACATATACAGATAAAAATAATGTATCATTAGATACTTCAGTTACATTTATAGCAGAGTCAATGCCAATTGGAGATTTGAATCTTTCAATAAATTCTATCAATTTTGGTAGTGTTCCAGTTTTCACTTCTGACTGCCGAACAGTAACAATTTCTAATACTGGATCTACTGTTATAAATATGAATCCTATAGTAATAGGAAATGCAAACTTTAATGTAAAAACACCACCTCCATTAACAATTTTACCAGGAACAAATGCAAACATTGAAATTTGTTTTAATCCTTCAAATGATGCTTCTGAATCTTCAAATGCAATTGTTAGTTATTCAATTTGTGGTAGAAATTTAACAAAAAATATTGCTTTAAATGGAATTGGAATTTTTCCTCCAAAAGTTAATCTTGGACCTGTATTAGAGATAAATACCAATCCATTTGATTTCGGTTCAGTTTTATGTGGAACAACTGATTGCAGAACAAATCTTACTTTAAGAAATATTGGTAGTGACCCAATGAACATTTCAAGAATTGATAATTTGATATTACCATTTAGATTGAATGCAACAGTTAATACTCCAATAATTTTACAACCAAATCAATCTCAAACATTACCAGTTTGTTATTCACCAATTATATCTCCTAAAGTAGATTCTCAAATAGTTAACATGATTGTTGATAATAGAACTTCACTTTCAATTTCTATGATTATGGATGTAAGTGGAAGTATGGAAATAGTTACATCAACTGGAGAAAAAAGAATTACAGCAGCAAATGCTGGAGGAAAATATTTCCTTAATAATTTAGTTATAGATCCGGCAAGATCTATTGTTGATGAGGCAGAGATTATAAAATTTTCATCGGATATACAAGTAGTTCAAAATTTCAGTTCAGATATTAATTTACTTAAAAGTAAAGTGCCAACAGTTTCTGGAGGATCAACTAGAATTTATGATGCAGTTAATGTTGGTTTGGATAACTTATTAACTAGAAGAATACCAGGAAGAAGAGTAATAGTATTGTTAACTGATGGTGAAGATAATAGTGGGTATTCTCAAACTGCAATTAACTCAATCATTGCTAGAGCAAATTTATTAGGTGTAAGAATTTATACTATAGGATTTGGAGTAACTTCAACAATTGGAAGAAATACTCTTCATGATTTATCAATAAATACTGGTGGGACAGAGTATTATCCGTTGAATGCAACAGAACTGCTAGATGTTTATAAAAGAATTGCTTTAGATCTAAGTAAGAATATTCCTTTTACATTCGTTCTAAAAGGTCGCTCAATTGCACCATTAATGGTTCTCACTCCTTCGGTAATTAATTTTGACAGTGTTAAAATTAATAAAGAAAAATGTGGGACAGTTGTAATTTCCAATACAGGTGATGCACCATTAGTTTTAGCATCTGCTCCAATTGAATTAAAAGGTTTTAGAATTACATCATCTTTCCCTATTACTATTGCACCAGGATCTTCTTCACAAGTTAATGTTTGTTTTTCTCCAAGGAAATTGAGGGTTTTAGATTCTAGTTTTACTTTTAATTATAACGATTGTAAACCACCAATTAATTTAATGCTTAAGGGTGTTGGTTATGATAGTGTTGTAATTTCACTTAGAGATACAATCGTTGCAAAACCTGGTGGTTTATTTGAAATTCCTATCTATATTCTAGATAGTCTTCCTGCTTCTTATGATGTTAATACATTAGATTTAACTTTGAAAGGAAATAAAACTATGATGTTCCCAAGCAATGATGTTACAGCTAGTGGTGGGTCATTATCCTCATTACCAACAGTAAATGTAAATAATATTTACTCTGTTACAGATTCACTCGGATTTTATAAATATACATTTTCAAATGGAACACTTAATAATGTTACAAAAAATTCAATACTAACATATTTGAGATTTAGAGCATTATTAGGTAACTCAATAAAAACACCTTTATTAATTTCATCTGCAAAATTTGCAGATGGTAACCCAAAAGTTGGAATAATAAATACTGGCTTACTAAGGTTAGATAGTTTATGTTATTTAGAACAAAAACTGATTGATGCTAGCTCCAGATATAATGCAGGTTTGATGTTGAAAGCTGGGTCAAATTCATCGCTTGTGTATATAGATTATTTTATTAAAGAACCACAAGAAGTTAAAGTTTCTTTGTTTAATTCTATAGGTGTATTAATTTCTAAAAACAACGATGAGTTTAAAAATGTTGGAGTTAATAACTCATACTTCGATATAACAAATCTAAATTCTGGAATATACTATGTTACTGTTTGTGCAGGTAACCTTGTTGAAACGCAATCAGTAATTATAACTAAGTAAAATATTTACCATACCATTAACAAAAATTTAAAATTAAAACAATGAAACATATTCTTTTACAATACTTAAGATTTACAATAATAGTATTTTTAGTTTTCAATAAATGTTTATCTCAAGAAAAATTACCAATAATGATTGGTGCAACTTTAGGTGTAAACTATAACTTGCATAATGGTCATTTTCAAACTGTTGAAGGTAACACCGTTTGTTGTGTAGCTGAAAAAGGAACAGGTTTAGGATTAGTTGCAGGAGCAAAATTCTTTTTACCAATCAATAGTTATATAGTTTTTATGCCAAGAGTCATGTTTGAAAAACGTGGTGGTGATTTTGATGGAATTCCAGAAGTTTATCCAATTTTTGGAAATGGTCAGTTAGTAGAAACTGCAACAATTAATAAATTACTTGAAATTTCAATGAGTTCATTTAATGCTGATTTAATGGGAAGTTTCATGTTTGGAAAATCTGGTGTTTATTTAGCAGTAGGACCATCATTTTCATATATTCCAAGCTCAAGTTTTATAGAAACGGCAACATTAAGCTCACCTGCTGGTACAAAATTTATCGACGGAACAACAATCCATCAAGTTGGACAAGGAAATCTTGCAGTAAATAATTTACAAGTAACTTTAAGAGGAGGTTTAGGGGCTATGATAAAACTTTCTAAGAACTGGTTTTTAAATCCTGAAGTATTGGGAAGTTATGGAGTAACAAAATATTACAATGATTGGCAAGGTCATGCAATTCAAGGAACAATTGGGTTAATGTACGCTTTTCCATCAAATGATGATGAGGATGACAATATACCAGTTGATAGTATGTTCACTTTAGTTTTACATTTAACTGATTCAATATCTGGCAAACCGCTGCCAGGCTTAGTAGAAATTATTGATACTAAAACAGGCAGACAAGTTGAAGTTATTAAAACTAGTGGTTTAGAAAAAAATTACAAAATCAATTTAAGAATTGGAAGGGATTATAAAATAGAAGCAAAAGCAAGAGATTCTGTTAGAAACATTGTTGTATCAGAAACTAAAGTAGGAGCTATAAAAGATGTTACAATTAAATTTAATAAAATAGTTGTTAAAGCAGTTGATTTTGGTAAATATGATATTCCATTCTTTGTAACTGGGTACTACAGACCTAATACACCAGATAATTTAGAACAATTGTTCCCAATGAAAAACAATGAATTGAAAGATGCAAATTACATTGAAGAGTTTTCAAAAGGCTCAAAACGTCATCAAGAATATCAAGCCTATGCAAAAACTGTTGAATCACTTTTTAAATCTCTAATTGTATCTTGTGTTGAAGAAGTTTTCCCTGAGTTTCGCAAACGTGGCTTGCCAAATGAGATATTAGAAATTAGAGTTTCTGGATTTGCAGATCCTAAACCTATTATTGGGAAATACATTGAGAATACTGAAGTTCCTTATGAAGATTCAACAACTAAAATGGTTACAGCAAAACATGGTGAACTATTAGATAATAACAAGTTATCAGGATTAAGAGGATTTTATTCTGCAAAGTATATTGAGGAGCTACTAGATAAAACTAAAAACCCTGATTACATTGCTTTAAAGAATGAAAAAAGAGTTATCTTTAAAGCAGTTGAAGGTGGAGTAAGCGAAATGAAAGATGATTTTGCTTCTAAAAGAAGAGTATATGTTGAGATAATTAGACGCGAAGGAGAATAACAAATAAATTTTGATGAGTATTTTTCAACCTAATTCAACTCAGATTTAAATAGAATTATTTTATTATTACACTTTAAATAGTTAAATATTTTCATTCTCAGTTTTCTTAAAAAACAAAAATCCATTCATTTATTTTTGAAAGGGTTTTTGTTTTTATATTATATAAGTTTTATACAATTTTTTATATATCAAATTTTATGCGTCTATTTTTCTACTCTTTGTTTTTGTATTCTTTAATTTCATGTTCTTCTCAAAAAAGTACAATCAAATTAAATGATTCATTTAAAATTGTTGTTAATGGGATTGTTACAAATAGCAAAGGAGAGCCCATTGATGCTAATTTAGAAGTACAAGATTTAT
Above is a window of Chlorobiota bacterium DNA encoding:
- a CDS encoding cellulase family glycosylhydrolase, with the protein product MKQTLKIALIFILFTNSIYLFAQQDRTISITSGGIARKFDIHLPSINPDKNLPMIISYHGTGGTSGNMSSFTGFNLLSDLNNFIVIYPQALALLGGTTQWNVYVDDKPGHAGINDPNAPDDILFTKDMIDYMKNNFLINDSRVFATGMSNGAFMCYNLAINLRESFQAIAPVAGNLWGDNNFVTSKVTSNSFRGLPIMHIHGTSDNVVDYPDPDNTPKDYEEYPLFLFSYPTCQNNTYTKVINISSGVDKLQFCDNPFDISLIRIAGMGHSWSDGKFQTSREIVKFFKLDKINIPNDKNVLQVKGRFLYTPCNDIVILRGVNKMNIWENNDFGIPQMKEISKTGANVLRIVWESDFKNKNATSSNLDRVIQACIDNKMIPMVELHDATGDFSKLNQCLNYWRKPDVLDVLKKHQSYLIINFANEAGNFDVTDAQFKEEYKNNITSLRNNGIQVPIVIDAAGYGQNIDIILNNAQYLIDNDPSKNLMFSLHAYWQPKYFNNPPNLLKQKLSESVSKNIPLIIGEFAGCYLDDPNSDDNLYKTILSECQLNQIGWLAWEWGPGNADYSTNPPTLYPKMDLTSDGNFNTIKDGWSKYILLDDINSIKKTSIISEYIINKGKCNTNSIELILNPLKLELK
- a CDS encoding choice-of-anchor D domain-containing protein, which produces MKTIFTILILFTFIVTTNSQAQLTFQTRINFGKVTCGEKICLPLVIKNTTADQLRITGVSGLSGTSKFPLDQATPINTPTNLATNDSVRWLFCYQGNIISSLDSSRIVITYTDKNNVSLDTSVTFIAESMPIGDLNLSINSINFGSVPVFTSDCRTVTISNTGSTVINMNPIVIGNANFNVKTPPPLTILPGTNANIEICFNPSNDASESSNAIVSYSICGRNLTKNIALNGIGIFPPKVNLGPVLEINTNPFDFGSVLCGTTDCRTNLTLRNIGSDPMNISRIDNLILPFRLNATVNTPIILQPNQSQTLPVCYSPIISPKVDSQIVNMIVDNRTSLSISMIMDVSGSMEIVTSTGEKRITAANAGGKYFLNNLVIDPARSIVDEAEIIKFSSDIQVVQNFSSDINLLKSKVPTVSGGSTRIYDAVNVGLDNLLTRRIPGRRVIVLLTDGEDNSGYSQTAINSIIARANLLGVRIYTIGFGVTSTIGRNTLHDLSINTGGTEYYPLNATELLDVYKRIALDLSKNIPFTFVLKGRSIAPLMVLTPSVINFDSVKINKEKCGTVVISNTGDAPLVLASAPIELKGFRITSSFPITIAPGSSSQVNVCFSPRKLRVLDSSFTFNYNDCKPPINLMLKGVGYDSVVISLRDTIVAKPGGLFEIPIYILDSLPASYDVNTLDLTLKGNKTMMFPSNDVTASGGSLSSLPTVNVNNIYSVTDSLGFYKYTFSNGTLNNVTKNSILTYLRFRALLGNSIKTPLLISSAKFADGNPKVGIINTGLLRLDSLCYLEQKLIDASSRYNAGLMLKAGSNSSLVYIDYFIKEPQEVKVSLFNSIGVLISKNNDEFKNVGVNNSYFDITNLNSGIYYVTVCAGNLVETQSVIITK